One Apodemus sylvaticus chromosome 14, mApoSyl1.1, whole genome shotgun sequence DNA window includes the following coding sequences:
- the Dclre1c gene encoding protein artemis isoform X4, whose protein sequence is MELLHSGGRVKDIQSVYLDTTFCDPRFYQIPSREECLRGILELARSWVTRSPQHVVWLNCKAAYGYEYLFTNLSEELGVQVHVDKLDMFKNMPDILHHLTTDRNTQIHACRHPKAEECFKWNKLPCGMTSKNKTVLHTISIKPSTMWFGERTRKTNVIVRTGESSYRACFSFHSSYSEIKDFLSYVCPVNAYPNVIPVGLTVDKVMDVLKPLCRSSQSAEPKYKPLGKLKRARTIHLDSEEDDDLFDDPLPTPLRHKVPYQLTLHPEVFSMTALPLDQPELRQSPGCGKAESMRNLSLANFIDCEESNSDSEEELETPPSLQGGLGPETLPQQNADLDEDIPQWEVFFKRKHEIADECLENLPSSIETGGSQSPKLFSDSPKLCSESDGESTHISSQNSSQSTHITDQGSQGWDSQCDTVLLSSQEKSGGDSTSLNKGTYKPKIKESISASQIEQDALCPQDTCCGLKSRSEVNAVPCSGELDTVSGRETPPEKSLSSTCADSQSSSDFEIPSTPEAERPKPEHLQYLYGKLATGESIVVEKRKCSLVDI, encoded by the exons ATGGAGCTGCTGCACTCTGGGGGCAG agtAAAAGACATCCAAAGTGTGTATTTAGACACCACTTTCTGTGACCCAAGGTTTTATCAAATTCCAAGTCGT GAGGAGTGCTTGAGGGGGATCTTGGAGCTTGCTCGGAGCTGGGTCACCAGGAGTCCGCAGCACGTCGTGTGGCTGAACTGTAAGGCAGCTTACGGCTATGAGTATTTATTCACCAACCTGAGTGAGGAGCTGGGAGTTCAG GTTCATGTGGACAAACTGGACATGTTTAAAAACATGCCTGACATCCTGCACCACCTCACAACGGACAGAAACACCCAGATCCATGCCTGCCGCCACCCAAAG GCAGAAGAGTGTTTTAAGTGGAATAAATTACCCTGTGGTATGACTTCCAAAAACAAAACTGTCCTCCACACAATTAGCATCAAGCCATCTACCATGTGGTTTGGAGAGAGGACCAGAAAAACAAACGTGATCGTGAG GACTGGAGAGAGCTCGTACAGAGCTTGCTTCTCTTTTCACTCCTCCTACAGTGAG ATTAAAGATTTTTTGAGCTACGTCTGCCCAGTGAATGCATACCCAAATGTCATTCCGGTCGGCCTCACTGTGGATAAGGTCATGGACGT TTTAAAGCCTCTATGCCGATCTTCCCAAAGTGCTGAACCAAAGTACAAACCACTTGGAAAATTGAAGAGAGCTCGAACAATCCACCTTGACTCAG AGGAAGATGATGATCTCTTTGATGACCCTCTACCAACTCCTTTAAGGCACAAAGTTCCGTACCAGCTAACTCTTCACCCTGAGGTATTTTCAATGACGGCACTACCGCTAGACCAGCCTGAACTGAGACAAAGCCCTGGATGTGGCAAAGCAGAGAGTATGCGGAACCTTTCTTTAGCCAACTTTATTGACTGTGAAGAATCCAACAGTGACAGTGAAGAAGAGCTAGAAACCCCACCCTCGCTGCAGGGAGGTCTGGGCCCCGAGACCCTCCCCCAGCAAAATGCTGATCTAGATGAGGACATACCACAGTGGGAAGTATTcttcaaaagaaaacatgaaatcgCAGATGAATGTTTGGAAAACTTACCTTCCTCcatagagacagggggatctcagtcaccaaagcttttcagtgACTCACCAAAGCTCTGCAGTGAGTCTGATGGAGAATCCACCCATATCTCTTCCCAGAATTCATCTCAGTCAACCCACATAACAGATCAAGGAAGTCAAGGCTGGGACAGCCAGTGTGATACTGTTTTGTTATCTTCCCAAGAGAAAAGTGGTGGGGATAGTACCTCTCTGAACAAGGGTACCTACAAACCAAAAATCAAAGAGAGTATTTCTGCCTCTCAGATAGAACAGGATGCACTCTGTCCACAAGATACTTGCTGTGGTTTGAAAAGCAGATCTGAAGTAAATGCAGTTCCTTGTAGTGGAGAACTAGACACTGTGAGTGGCAGAGAGACCCCACCTGAGAAATCACTAAGCAGCACATGTGCAGACTCACAGAGCTCCTCTGATTTTGAAATCCCCTCAACGCCAGAAGCTGAGCGTCCTAAGCCAGAGCATTTGCAGTACTTATATGGAAAATTGGCAACAGGTGAGAGTATAGttgttgaaaaaagaaaatgttcacttgtagatatttaa
- the Dclre1c gene encoding protein artemis isoform X2, which produces MSSFQGQMAEYPTISIDRFDRENLKARAYFLSHCHKDHMKGLRAPSMKRRLECSLKVFLYCSPVTKELLLTSPKYRFWENRIIAIEIETPTQISLVDEASGEKEEVVVTLLPAGHCPGSVMFLFQGSNGTVLYTGDFRLAKGEASRMELLHSGGRVKDIQSVYLDTTFCDPRFYQIPSREECLRGILELARSWVTRSPQHVVWLNCKAAYGYEYLFTNLSEELGVQVHVDKLDMFKNMPDILHHLTTDRNTQIHACRHPKAEECFKWNKLPCGMTSKNKTVLHTISIKPSTMWFGERTRKTNVIVRTGESSYRACFSFHSSYSEIKDFLSYVCPVNAYPNVIPVGLTVDKVMDVLKPLCRSSQSAEPKYKPLGKLKRARTIHLDSEEDDDLFDDPLPTPLRHKVPYQLTLHPEVFSMTALPLDQPELRQSPGCGKAESMRNLSLANFIDCEESNSDSEEELETPPSLQGGLGPETLPQQNADLDEDIPQWEVFFKRKHEIADECLENLPSSIETGGSQSPKLFSDSPKLCSESDGESTHISSQNSSQSTHITDQGSQGWDSQCDTVLLSSQEKSGGDSTSLNKGTYKPKIKESISASQIEQDALCPQDTCCGLKSRSEVNAVPCSGELDTVSGRETPPEKSLSSTCADSQSSSDFEIPSTPEAERPKPEHLQYLYGKLATG; this is translated from the exons ATGAGCTCCTTCCAGGGACAGATGGCGGAGTATCCAACCATCTCCATTGACCGCTTCGACAGGGAGAACCTGAAAGCCCGTGCCTACTTCCTTTCGCACTGTCACAAGG ATCACATGAAAGGATTAAGGGCTCCTTCCATGAAAAGAAGGCTGGAATGCAG CTTGAAGGTCTTCCTGTACTGTTCCCCGGTCACTAAGGAGCTGCTGTTAACCAGCCCCAAGTACAGATTTTGGGAAAACCGAATT ATAGCAATTGAAATCGAAACTCCTACCCAGATATCTTTAGTTGATGAGGCATCGGGTGAG aaggAAGAGGTTGTTGTGACTCTCTTACCAGCTGGTCACTGCCCTGGATCAGTTAT gtttttatttCAGGGCAGTAATGGAACTGTCTTATACACAGGAGACTTCAGACTGGCCAAGGGAGAAGCTTCCAGAATGGAGCTGCTGCACTCTGGGGGCAG agtAAAAGACATCCAAAGTGTGTATTTAGACACCACTTTCTGTGACCCAAGGTTTTATCAAATTCCAAGTCGT GAGGAGTGCTTGAGGGGGATCTTGGAGCTTGCTCGGAGCTGGGTCACCAGGAGTCCGCAGCACGTCGTGTGGCTGAACTGTAAGGCAGCTTACGGCTATGAGTATTTATTCACCAACCTGAGTGAGGAGCTGGGAGTTCAG GTTCATGTGGACAAACTGGACATGTTTAAAAACATGCCTGACATCCTGCACCACCTCACAACGGACAGAAACACCCAGATCCATGCCTGCCGCCACCCAAAG GCAGAAGAGTGTTTTAAGTGGAATAAATTACCCTGTGGTATGACTTCCAAAAACAAAACTGTCCTCCACACAATTAGCATCAAGCCATCTACCATGTGGTTTGGAGAGAGGACCAGAAAAACAAACGTGATCGTGAG GACTGGAGAGAGCTCGTACAGAGCTTGCTTCTCTTTTCACTCCTCCTACAGTGAG ATTAAAGATTTTTTGAGCTACGTCTGCCCAGTGAATGCATACCCAAATGTCATTCCGGTCGGCCTCACTGTGGATAAGGTCATGGACGT TTTAAAGCCTCTATGCCGATCTTCCCAAAGTGCTGAACCAAAGTACAAACCACTTGGAAAATTGAAGAGAGCTCGAACAATCCACCTTGACTCAG AGGAAGATGATGATCTCTTTGATGACCCTCTACCAACTCCTTTAAGGCACAAAGTTCCGTACCAGCTAACTCTTCACCCTGAGGTATTTTCAATGACGGCACTACCGCTAGACCAGCCTGAACTGAGACAAAGCCCTGGATGTGGCAAAGCAGAGAGTATGCGGAACCTTTCTTTAGCCAACTTTATTGACTGTGAAGAATCCAACAGTGACAGTGAAGAAGAGCTAGAAACCCCACCCTCGCTGCAGGGAGGTCTGGGCCCCGAGACCCTCCCCCAGCAAAATGCTGATCTAGATGAGGACATACCACAGTGGGAAGTATTcttcaaaagaaaacatgaaatcgCAGATGAATGTTTGGAAAACTTACCTTCCTCcatagagacagggggatctcagtcaccaaagcttttcagtgACTCACCAAAGCTCTGCAGTGAGTCTGATGGAGAATCCACCCATATCTCTTCCCAGAATTCATCTCAGTCAACCCACATAACAGATCAAGGAAGTCAAGGCTGGGACAGCCAGTGTGATACTGTTTTGTTATCTTCCCAAGAGAAAAGTGGTGGGGATAGTACCTCTCTGAACAAGGGTACCTACAAACCAAAAATCAAAGAGAGTATTTCTGCCTCTCAGATAGAACAGGATGCACTCTGTCCACAAGATACTTGCTGTGGTTTGAAAAGCAGATCTGAAGTAAATGCAGTTCCTTGTAGTGGAGAACTAGACACTGTGAGTGGCAGAGAGACCCCACCTGAGAAATCACTAAGCAGCACATGTGCAGACTCACAGAGCTCCTCTGATTTTGAAATCCCCTCAACGCCAGAAGCTGAGCGTCCTAAGCCAGAGCATTTGCAGTACTTATATGGAAAATTGGCAACAG GTTAA
- the Dclre1c gene encoding protein artemis isoform X3 codes for MRHRVRFLFQGSNGTVLYTGDFRLAKGEASRMELLHSGGRVKDIQSVYLDTTFCDPRFYQIPSREECLRGILELARSWVTRSPQHVVWLNCKAAYGYEYLFTNLSEELGVQVHVDKLDMFKNMPDILHHLTTDRNTQIHACRHPKAEECFKWNKLPCGMTSKNKTVLHTISIKPSTMWFGERTRKTNVIVRTGESSYRACFSFHSSYSEIKDFLSYVCPVNAYPNVIPVGLTVDKVMDVLKPLCRSSQSAEPKYKPLGKLKRARTIHLDSEEDDDLFDDPLPTPLRHKVPYQLTLHPEVFSMTALPLDQPELRQSPGCGKAESMRNLSLANFIDCEESNSDSEEELETPPSLQGGLGPETLPQQNADLDEDIPQWEVFFKRKHEIADECLENLPSSIETGGSQSPKLFSDSPKLCSESDGESTHISSQNSSQSTHITDQGSQGWDSQCDTVLLSSQEKSGGDSTSLNKGTYKPKIKESISASQIEQDALCPQDTCCGLKSRSEVNAVPCSGELDTVSGRETPPEKSLSSTCADSQSSSDFEIPSTPEAERPKPEHLQYLYGKLATGESIVVEKRKCSLVDI; via the exons ATGAGGCATCGGGTGAG gtttttatttCAGGGCAGTAATGGAACTGTCTTATACACAGGAGACTTCAGACTGGCCAAGGGAGAAGCTTCCAGAATGGAGCTGCTGCACTCTGGGGGCAG agtAAAAGACATCCAAAGTGTGTATTTAGACACCACTTTCTGTGACCCAAGGTTTTATCAAATTCCAAGTCGT GAGGAGTGCTTGAGGGGGATCTTGGAGCTTGCTCGGAGCTGGGTCACCAGGAGTCCGCAGCACGTCGTGTGGCTGAACTGTAAGGCAGCTTACGGCTATGAGTATTTATTCACCAACCTGAGTGAGGAGCTGGGAGTTCAG GTTCATGTGGACAAACTGGACATGTTTAAAAACATGCCTGACATCCTGCACCACCTCACAACGGACAGAAACACCCAGATCCATGCCTGCCGCCACCCAAAG GCAGAAGAGTGTTTTAAGTGGAATAAATTACCCTGTGGTATGACTTCCAAAAACAAAACTGTCCTCCACACAATTAGCATCAAGCCATCTACCATGTGGTTTGGAGAGAGGACCAGAAAAACAAACGTGATCGTGAG GACTGGAGAGAGCTCGTACAGAGCTTGCTTCTCTTTTCACTCCTCCTACAGTGAG ATTAAAGATTTTTTGAGCTACGTCTGCCCAGTGAATGCATACCCAAATGTCATTCCGGTCGGCCTCACTGTGGATAAGGTCATGGACGT TTTAAAGCCTCTATGCCGATCTTCCCAAAGTGCTGAACCAAAGTACAAACCACTTGGAAAATTGAAGAGAGCTCGAACAATCCACCTTGACTCAG AGGAAGATGATGATCTCTTTGATGACCCTCTACCAACTCCTTTAAGGCACAAAGTTCCGTACCAGCTAACTCTTCACCCTGAGGTATTTTCAATGACGGCACTACCGCTAGACCAGCCTGAACTGAGACAAAGCCCTGGATGTGGCAAAGCAGAGAGTATGCGGAACCTTTCTTTAGCCAACTTTATTGACTGTGAAGAATCCAACAGTGACAGTGAAGAAGAGCTAGAAACCCCACCCTCGCTGCAGGGAGGTCTGGGCCCCGAGACCCTCCCCCAGCAAAATGCTGATCTAGATGAGGACATACCACAGTGGGAAGTATTcttcaaaagaaaacatgaaatcgCAGATGAATGTTTGGAAAACTTACCTTCCTCcatagagacagggggatctcagtcaccaaagcttttcagtgACTCACCAAAGCTCTGCAGTGAGTCTGATGGAGAATCCACCCATATCTCTTCCCAGAATTCATCTCAGTCAACCCACATAACAGATCAAGGAAGTCAAGGCTGGGACAGCCAGTGTGATACTGTTTTGTTATCTTCCCAAGAGAAAAGTGGTGGGGATAGTACCTCTCTGAACAAGGGTACCTACAAACCAAAAATCAAAGAGAGTATTTCTGCCTCTCAGATAGAACAGGATGCACTCTGTCCACAAGATACTTGCTGTGGTTTGAAAAGCAGATCTGAAGTAAATGCAGTTCCTTGTAGTGGAGAACTAGACACTGTGAGTGGCAGAGAGACCCCACCTGAGAAATCACTAAGCAGCACATGTGCAGACTCACAGAGCTCCTCTGATTTTGAAATCCCCTCAACGCCAGAAGCTGAGCGTCCTAAGCCAGAGCATTTGCAGTACTTATATGGAAAATTGGCAACAGGTGAGAGTATAGttgttgaaaaaagaaaatgttcacttgtagatatttaa
- the Dclre1c gene encoding protein artemis isoform X1: protein MSSFQGQMAEYPTISIDRFDRENLKARAYFLSHCHKDHMKGLRAPSMKRRLECSLKVFLYCSPVTKELLLTSPKYRFWENRIIAIEIETPTQISLVDEASGEKEEVVVTLLPAGHCPGSVMFLFQGSNGTVLYTGDFRLAKGEASRMELLHSGGRVKDIQSVYLDTTFCDPRFYQIPSREECLRGILELARSWVTRSPQHVVWLNCKAAYGYEYLFTNLSEELGVQVHVDKLDMFKNMPDILHHLTTDRNTQIHACRHPKAEECFKWNKLPCGMTSKNKTVLHTISIKPSTMWFGERTRKTNVIVRTGESSYRACFSFHSSYSEIKDFLSYVCPVNAYPNVIPVGLTVDKVMDVLKPLCRSSQSAEPKYKPLGKLKRARTIHLDSEEDDDLFDDPLPTPLRHKVPYQLTLHPEVFSMTALPLDQPELRQSPGCGKAESMRNLSLANFIDCEESNSDSEEELETPPSLQGGLGPETLPQQNADLDEDIPQWEVFFKRKHEIADECLENLPSSIETGGSQSPKLFSDSPKLCSESDGESTHISSQNSSQSTHITDQGSQGWDSQCDTVLLSSQEKSGGDSTSLNKGTYKPKIKESISASQIEQDALCPQDTCCGLKSRSEVNAVPCSGELDTVSGRETPPEKSLSSTCADSQSSSDFEIPSTPEAERPKPEHLQYLYGKLATGL from the exons ATGAGCTCCTTCCAGGGACAGATGGCGGAGTATCCAACCATCTCCATTGACCGCTTCGACAGGGAGAACCTGAAAGCCCGTGCCTACTTCCTTTCGCACTGTCACAAGG ATCACATGAAAGGATTAAGGGCTCCTTCCATGAAAAGAAGGCTGGAATGCAG CTTGAAGGTCTTCCTGTACTGTTCCCCGGTCACTAAGGAGCTGCTGTTAACCAGCCCCAAGTACAGATTTTGGGAAAACCGAATT ATAGCAATTGAAATCGAAACTCCTACCCAGATATCTTTAGTTGATGAGGCATCGGGTGAG aaggAAGAGGTTGTTGTGACTCTCTTACCAGCTGGTCACTGCCCTGGATCAGTTAT gtttttatttCAGGGCAGTAATGGAACTGTCTTATACACAGGAGACTTCAGACTGGCCAAGGGAGAAGCTTCCAGAATGGAGCTGCTGCACTCTGGGGGCAG agtAAAAGACATCCAAAGTGTGTATTTAGACACCACTTTCTGTGACCCAAGGTTTTATCAAATTCCAAGTCGT GAGGAGTGCTTGAGGGGGATCTTGGAGCTTGCTCGGAGCTGGGTCACCAGGAGTCCGCAGCACGTCGTGTGGCTGAACTGTAAGGCAGCTTACGGCTATGAGTATTTATTCACCAACCTGAGTGAGGAGCTGGGAGTTCAG GTTCATGTGGACAAACTGGACATGTTTAAAAACATGCCTGACATCCTGCACCACCTCACAACGGACAGAAACACCCAGATCCATGCCTGCCGCCACCCAAAG GCAGAAGAGTGTTTTAAGTGGAATAAATTACCCTGTGGTATGACTTCCAAAAACAAAACTGTCCTCCACACAATTAGCATCAAGCCATCTACCATGTGGTTTGGAGAGAGGACCAGAAAAACAAACGTGATCGTGAG GACTGGAGAGAGCTCGTACAGAGCTTGCTTCTCTTTTCACTCCTCCTACAGTGAG ATTAAAGATTTTTTGAGCTACGTCTGCCCAGTGAATGCATACCCAAATGTCATTCCGGTCGGCCTCACTGTGGATAAGGTCATGGACGT TTTAAAGCCTCTATGCCGATCTTCCCAAAGTGCTGAACCAAAGTACAAACCACTTGGAAAATTGAAGAGAGCTCGAACAATCCACCTTGACTCAG AGGAAGATGATGATCTCTTTGATGACCCTCTACCAACTCCTTTAAGGCACAAAGTTCCGTACCAGCTAACTCTTCACCCTGAGGTATTTTCAATGACGGCACTACCGCTAGACCAGCCTGAACTGAGACAAAGCCCTGGATGTGGCAAAGCAGAGAGTATGCGGAACCTTTCTTTAGCCAACTTTATTGACTGTGAAGAATCCAACAGTGACAGTGAAGAAGAGCTAGAAACCCCACCCTCGCTGCAGGGAGGTCTGGGCCCCGAGACCCTCCCCCAGCAAAATGCTGATCTAGATGAGGACATACCACAGTGGGAAGTATTcttcaaaagaaaacatgaaatcgCAGATGAATGTTTGGAAAACTTACCTTCCTCcatagagacagggggatctcagtcaccaaagcttttcagtgACTCACCAAAGCTCTGCAGTGAGTCTGATGGAGAATCCACCCATATCTCTTCCCAGAATTCATCTCAGTCAACCCACATAACAGATCAAGGAAGTCAAGGCTGGGACAGCCAGTGTGATACTGTTTTGTTATCTTCCCAAGAGAAAAGTGGTGGGGATAGTACCTCTCTGAACAAGGGTACCTACAAACCAAAAATCAAAGAGAGTATTTCTGCCTCTCAGATAGAACAGGATGCACTCTGTCCACAAGATACTTGCTGTGGTTTGAAAAGCAGATCTGAAGTAAATGCAGTTCCTTGTAGTGGAGAACTAGACACTGTGAGTGGCAGAGAGACCCCACCTGAGAAATCACTAAGCAGCACATGTGCAGACTCACAGAGCTCCTCTGATTTTGAAATCCCCTCAACGCCAGAAGCTGAGCGTCCTAAGCCAGAGCATTTGCAGTACTTATATGGAAAATTGGCAACAG GGCTGTGA